A DNA window from Ctenopharyngodon idella isolate HZGC_01 chromosome 10, HZGC01, whole genome shotgun sequence contains the following coding sequences:
- the si:ch211-113d22.2 gene encoding urokinase plasminogen activator surface receptor isoform X2, with protein MKTLLAVLVLFTAVLHSEGLKCYTCVAKNMEECNQQGSTVCPAHSDACSTITGPNSVMKSCAYKSFCDKSHMSNGEVKLECCFNDDCNGPHRSHSHGEHNTAMTLSSSPVLLLGVLLIRLAVSSL; from the exons ATGAAGACTCTCCTCGCCGTGCTGGTCCTGTTCACCGCTGTGCTACACA GTGAGGGGTTGAAGTGTTACACATGTGTAGCCAAGAACATGGAGGAGTGTAACCAGCAGGGCTCCACAGTGTGTCCTGCTCATTCAGATGCCTGCTCTACTATCACAGGACCCA ACTCTGTAATGAAGTCATGCGCTTACAAGTCTTTCTGTGACAAGTCTCACATGAGCAATGGTGAGGTGAAGCTGGAATGCTGCTTCAACGACGACTGTAACGGCCCCCACCGGTCCCACAGCCATGGAGAGCACAACACCGCCATGACCCTGAGCTCCAGCCCTGTCCTGCTGCTGGGAGTCCTGC
- the si:ch211-113d22.2 gene encoding uncharacterized protein si:ch211-113d22.2 isoform X1: MIIVYAWSLKWFNLRSAVLSCSVCKGEGLKCYTCVAKNMEECNQQGSTVCPAHSDACSTITGPNSVMKSCAYKSFCDKSHMSNGEVKLECCFNDDCNGPHRSHSHGEHNTAMTLSSSPVLLLGVLLIRLAVSSL, encoded by the exons ATGATTATAGTATATGCATGGAGTTTGAAGTGGTTTAATCTCAGATCAGCTGTGTTGTCTTGTTCTGTGTGTAAAGGTGAGGGGTTGAAGTGTTACACATGTGTAGCCAAGAACATGGAGGAGTGTAACCAGCAGGGCTCCACAGTGTGTCCTGCTCATTCAGATGCCTGCTCTACTATCACAGGACCCA ACTCTGTAATGAAGTCATGCGCTTACAAGTCTTTCTGTGACAAGTCTCACATGAGCAATGGTGAGGTGAAGCTGGAATGCTGCTTCAACGACGACTGTAACGGCCCCCACCGGTCCCACAGCCATGGAGAGCACAACACCGCCATGACCCTGAGCTCCAGCCCTGTCCTGCTGCTGGGAGTCCTGC
- the tacc1 gene encoding transforming acidic coiled-coil-containing protein 1 isoform X1 — protein MSWLSPVQWAKWTWSAVRGGGEEDGETDSGMDDEPLTEEMREAMSGDQEDDERSHGCSSDSEGQFDTPEAETPVHQPYKEPSVLDQPITESTGFPEDCVNQLTSITTEVQNLTLDECFPEDAPVPVVRQSSVDPSPILKSRNQLSFADMDVDQPDPAEAVTTDDTNICNGHIEEPSSKPQTKSLKPRPPSLKVKAPLNSVDPNEVDDNPPILPKGSYNFDPDQFDNTSSPFTTGGTKLQNPPPANATTKSELMEEMPAQPVMLEFGLDDAEAKRPPPKKFGKKTSSKLTTPKKQRPKAAETTALPPEPPSEQDQPLSENVTPMNVDDIPIPKKSYNFDPSQWDDPNFDPFGGNSKLGNSPTLPKGSYSFDPDHLDDSIDPFKPSKTLGGSDTIKPTTEKLMDKHKPDKTLEQQKQAGQSQKKNKDKIITTTEQVQFLCFLLNSCKVKKYENQSLVLDVCNQEKDVQENPASKLPHRVHHATDEEKLASTVMGQKDGPEEFSDCTKTTTCTKTADDLPVGITDQFEENDLSSPSESLSKSHSLSSSDSETIAKTSPGLDSIPLSEIDKAAVLTLIREEIIAKEIEANEWKRKYEEGKLEVIEMRKIVDEYEKTVAQMIEDEQRKNIGSQKSVHQITMERDQALADLNSVERSLSDLFRRYENMKTVLEGFKKNEEVLKKCAQDYLTRVRQEEQRYQTLKIHAEEKLDKANEEIAQVRAKANAESVALNASLRKEQMKVDSLERALEQKNQEIEELTKICDELIAKLGTTD, from the exons ATGTCTTGGCTGTCACCAGTGCAGTGGGCCAAATGGACCTGGTCAGCCGTTAGAGGAGGAGGGGAGGAAGACGGTGAGACTGATTCGGGGATGGACGACGAACCCCTCACGGAAGAGATGCGAGAGGCTATGTCCGGAGATCAAGAGGACGACGAAAGGTCTCATGGCTGCAG TTCGGACTCAGAGGGCCAATTTGACACACCTGAAGCTGAGACGCCTGTCCATCAGCCATATAAAGAACCATCAGTGCTGGATCAACCAATAACAGAGAGCACAG GTTTCCCAGAAGATTGTGTGAATCAGTTGACCTCCATCACAACCGAAGTCCAGAACCTGACCCTGGATGAGTGCTTTCCTGAGGATGCACCTGTCCCGGTCGTGCGGCAGAGCAGTGTGGACCCCAGCCCAATCCTGAAATCCAGGAACCAGCTTTCCTTTGCTGACATGGATGTGGACCAGCCTGATCCTGCTGAAGCAGTTACAACAGATGACACCAACATCTGCAATGGTCACATTGAAGAACCATCCTCCAAACCACAGACTAAGTCCCTCAAGCCTAGACCTCCTTCCCTCAAGGTGAAGGCCCCACTGAATAGCGTAGACCCCAATGAAGTGGACGACAATCCTCCGATACTTCCGAAGGGGAGCTACAACTTTGACCCtgatcagtttgacaacacttCGAGTCCATTCACAACTGGAGGGACCAAGTTGCAGAACCCTCCACCTGCCAATGCCACTACTAAATCAGAGCTGATGGAGGAAATGCCTGCACAGCCAGTAATGTTAGAGTTTGGACTTGATGATGCTGAAGCCAAGAGACCTCCACCCAAGAAGTTTGGAAAGAAGACAAGCAGCAAGCTGACTACTCCAAAAAAACAGCGACCAAAAGCTGCAGAAACCACAGCTCTACCACCAGAGCCTCCATCAGAACAAGACCAACCACTATCTGAGAATGTGACTCCAATGAACGTTGATGATATTCCTATTCCTAAGAAATCCTACAACTTTGACCCAAGTCAGTGGGATGATCCCAATTTTGATCCTTTTGGTGGGAACAGTAAACTTGGCAACTCGCCAACACTGCCTAAAGGATCATATAGTTTTGACCCTGATCATTTGGATGACTCTATTGATCCTTTTAAGCCATCAAAGACCTTAGGTGGAAGTGACACAATTAAACCAACGACTGAGAAGCTAATGGACAAACACAAACCAGACAAAACTCTGGAGCAGCAGAAGCAAGCAGGGCAGTCtcagaagaaaaacaaagacaagatCATCAC GACCACTGAGCAAGTGCAGTTTctctgttttctatt GAACTCATGTAAAGTAAAGAAGTATGAGAATCAGTCCCTAGTTCTGGATGTCTGCAATCAG GAGAAAGACGTGCAGGAAAATCCTGCGTCTAAACTGCCTCACCGCGTCCATCATGCCACAGATGAGGAGAAGTTAGCCTCCACTGTCATGGGCCAGAAGGATGGTCCAGAGGAGTTTTCAGACTGCACCAAAACAACCACCTGTACCAAGACTGCAGATG ATCTGCCGGTAGGCATAACAGACCAGTTTGAAGAGAACGACCTTTCCTCTCCG aGTGAGAGTCTGAGTAAGAGTCATTCTCTGAGCTCTTCCGACAGTGAGACCATAGCAAAGACGAGTCCAGGGCTGGATTCAATCCCTCTCAGTGAGATAGATAAAGCAGCAGTGCTCACACTCATCAGAGAAGAG ATAATTGCCAAAGAGATCGAAGCCAATGAGTGGAAGAGGAAATATGAGGAGGGTAAACTGGAGGTCATTGAAATGAG GAAAATAGTGGATGAGTATGAGAAGACAGTAGCTCAAATGATAG AAGACGAGCAGCGAAAGAACATAGGATCTCAGAAAAGTGTCCACCAGATAACCATGGAGAGAGATCAGGCCCTCGCCGACCTCAACTCGGTGGAGCGCTCGCTGTCCGACCTGTTCAGACGCTACGAAAACATGAAAACCGTGCTTGAGGGCTTTAAGAAG AATGAGGAAGTGCTAAAGAAGTGCGCTCAGGACTACCTCACGCGCGTGAGGCAGGAGGAACAACGTTATCAGACCCTCAAAATCCACGCAGAGGAGAAACTTGACAA AGCGAATGAGGAAATAGCTCAGGTGCGAGCTAAGGCCAACGCAGAGAGCGTGGCGCTGAACGCCAGCCTGAGAAAAGAGCAGATGAAGGTGGACTCCCTGGAGCGGGCGCTCGAACAGAAG AATCAAGAGATTGAAGAGCTCACTAAAATTTGTGATGAGCTCATTGCAAAATTGGGCACAACGGACTAA
- the tacc1 gene encoding transforming acidic coiled-coil-containing protein 1 isoform X3 — MGGSQSKKGYGTNSLKQKSISTSDSEGQFDTPEAETPVHQPYKEPSVLDQPITESTGFPEDCVNQLTSITTEVQNLTLDECFPEDAPVPVVRQSSVDPSPILKSRNQLSFADMDVDQPDPAEAVTTDDTNICNGHIEEPSSKPQTKSLKPRPPSLKVKAPLNSVDPNEVDDNPPILPKGSYNFDPDQFDNTSSPFTTGGTKLQNPPPANATTKSELMEEMPAQPVMLEFGLDDAEAKRPPPKKFGKKTSSKLTTPKKQRPKAAETTALPPEPPSEQDQPLSENVTPMNVDDIPIPKKSYNFDPSQWDDPNFDPFGGNSKLGNSPTLPKGSYSFDPDHLDDSIDPFKPSKTLGGSDTIKPTTEKLMDKHKPDKTLEQQKQAGQSQKKNKDKIITTTEQVQFLCFLLNSCKVKKYENQSLVLDVCNQEKDVQENPASKLPHRVHHATDEEKLASTVMGQKDGPEEFSDCTKTTTCTKTADDLPVGITDQFEENDLSSPSESLSKSHSLSSSDSETIAKTSPGLDSIPLSEIDKAAVLTLIREEIIAKEIEANEWKRKYEEGKLEVIEMRKIVDEYEKTVAQMIEDEQRKNIGSQKSVHQITMERDQALADLNSVERSLSDLFRRYENMKTVLEGFKKNEEVLKKCAQDYLTRVRQEEQRYQTLKIHAEEKLDKANEEIAQVRAKANAESVALNASLRKEQMKVDSLERALEQKNQEIEELTKICDELIAKLGTTD; from the exons ATGGGGGGATCTCAAAGCAAAAAGGGATATGGGACAAACTCCCTAAAGCAGAAGAGCATTAGCAC TTCGGACTCAGAGGGCCAATTTGACACACCTGAAGCTGAGACGCCTGTCCATCAGCCATATAAAGAACCATCAGTGCTGGATCAACCAATAACAGAGAGCACAG GTTTCCCAGAAGATTGTGTGAATCAGTTGACCTCCATCACAACCGAAGTCCAGAACCTGACCCTGGATGAGTGCTTTCCTGAGGATGCACCTGTCCCGGTCGTGCGGCAGAGCAGTGTGGACCCCAGCCCAATCCTGAAATCCAGGAACCAGCTTTCCTTTGCTGACATGGATGTGGACCAGCCTGATCCTGCTGAAGCAGTTACAACAGATGACACCAACATCTGCAATGGTCACATTGAAGAACCATCCTCCAAACCACAGACTAAGTCCCTCAAGCCTAGACCTCCTTCCCTCAAGGTGAAGGCCCCACTGAATAGCGTAGACCCCAATGAAGTGGACGACAATCCTCCGATACTTCCGAAGGGGAGCTACAACTTTGACCCtgatcagtttgacaacacttCGAGTCCATTCACAACTGGAGGGACCAAGTTGCAGAACCCTCCACCTGCCAATGCCACTACTAAATCAGAGCTGATGGAGGAAATGCCTGCACAGCCAGTAATGTTAGAGTTTGGACTTGATGATGCTGAAGCCAAGAGACCTCCACCCAAGAAGTTTGGAAAGAAGACAAGCAGCAAGCTGACTACTCCAAAAAAACAGCGACCAAAAGCTGCAGAAACCACAGCTCTACCACCAGAGCCTCCATCAGAACAAGACCAACCACTATCTGAGAATGTGACTCCAATGAACGTTGATGATATTCCTATTCCTAAGAAATCCTACAACTTTGACCCAAGTCAGTGGGATGATCCCAATTTTGATCCTTTTGGTGGGAACAGTAAACTTGGCAACTCGCCAACACTGCCTAAAGGATCATATAGTTTTGACCCTGATCATTTGGATGACTCTATTGATCCTTTTAAGCCATCAAAGACCTTAGGTGGAAGTGACACAATTAAACCAACGACTGAGAAGCTAATGGACAAACACAAACCAGACAAAACTCTGGAGCAGCAGAAGCAAGCAGGGCAGTCtcagaagaaaaacaaagacaagatCATCAC GACCACTGAGCAAGTGCAGTTTctctgttttctatt GAACTCATGTAAAGTAAAGAAGTATGAGAATCAGTCCCTAGTTCTGGATGTCTGCAATCAG GAGAAAGACGTGCAGGAAAATCCTGCGTCTAAACTGCCTCACCGCGTCCATCATGCCACAGATGAGGAGAAGTTAGCCTCCACTGTCATGGGCCAGAAGGATGGTCCAGAGGAGTTTTCAGACTGCACCAAAACAACCACCTGTACCAAGACTGCAGATG ATCTGCCGGTAGGCATAACAGACCAGTTTGAAGAGAACGACCTTTCCTCTCCG aGTGAGAGTCTGAGTAAGAGTCATTCTCTGAGCTCTTCCGACAGTGAGACCATAGCAAAGACGAGTCCAGGGCTGGATTCAATCCCTCTCAGTGAGATAGATAAAGCAGCAGTGCTCACACTCATCAGAGAAGAG ATAATTGCCAAAGAGATCGAAGCCAATGAGTGGAAGAGGAAATATGAGGAGGGTAAACTGGAGGTCATTGAAATGAG GAAAATAGTGGATGAGTATGAGAAGACAGTAGCTCAAATGATAG AAGACGAGCAGCGAAAGAACATAGGATCTCAGAAAAGTGTCCACCAGATAACCATGGAGAGAGATCAGGCCCTCGCCGACCTCAACTCGGTGGAGCGCTCGCTGTCCGACCTGTTCAGACGCTACGAAAACATGAAAACCGTGCTTGAGGGCTTTAAGAAG AATGAGGAAGTGCTAAAGAAGTGCGCTCAGGACTACCTCACGCGCGTGAGGCAGGAGGAACAACGTTATCAGACCCTCAAAATCCACGCAGAGGAGAAACTTGACAA AGCGAATGAGGAAATAGCTCAGGTGCGAGCTAAGGCCAACGCAGAGAGCGTGGCGCTGAACGCCAGCCTGAGAAAAGAGCAGATGAAGGTGGACTCCCTGGAGCGGGCGCTCGAACAGAAG AATCAAGAGATTGAAGAGCTCACTAAAATTTGTGATGAGCTCATTGCAAAATTGGGCACAACGGACTAA
- the tacc1 gene encoding transforming acidic coiled-coil-containing protein 1 isoform X2: MSWLSPVQWAKWTWSAVRGGGEEDGETDSGMDDEPLTEEMREAMSGDQEDDERSHGCSSDSEGQFDTPEAETPVHQPYKEPSVLDQPITESTGFPEDCVNQLTSITTEVQNLTLDECFPEDAPVPVVRQSSVDPSPILKSRNQLSFADMDVDQPDPAEAVTTDDTNICNGHIEEPSSKPQTKSLKPRPPSLKVKAPLNSVDPNEVDDNPPILPKGSYNFDPDQFDNTSSPFTTGGTKLQNPPPANATTKSELMEEMPAQPVMLEFGLDDAEAKRPPPKKFGKKTSSKLTTPKKQRPKAAETTALPPEPPSEQDQPLSENVTPMNVDDIPIPKKSYNFDPSQWDDPNFDPFGGNSKLGNSPTLPKGSYSFDPDHLDDSIDPFKPSKTLGGSDTIKPTTEKLMDKHKPDKTLEQQKQAGQSQKKNKDKIITNSCKVKKYENQSLVLDVCNQEKDVQENPASKLPHRVHHATDEEKLASTVMGQKDGPEEFSDCTKTTTCTKTADDLPVGITDQFEENDLSSPSESLSKSHSLSSSDSETIAKTSPGLDSIPLSEIDKAAVLTLIREEIIAKEIEANEWKRKYEEGKLEVIEMRKIVDEYEKTVAQMIEDEQRKNIGSQKSVHQITMERDQALADLNSVERSLSDLFRRYENMKTVLEGFKKNEEVLKKCAQDYLTRVRQEEQRYQTLKIHAEEKLDKANEEIAQVRAKANAESVALNASLRKEQMKVDSLERALEQKNQEIEELTKICDELIAKLGTTD, from the exons ATGTCTTGGCTGTCACCAGTGCAGTGGGCCAAATGGACCTGGTCAGCCGTTAGAGGAGGAGGGGAGGAAGACGGTGAGACTGATTCGGGGATGGACGACGAACCCCTCACGGAAGAGATGCGAGAGGCTATGTCCGGAGATCAAGAGGACGACGAAAGGTCTCATGGCTGCAG TTCGGACTCAGAGGGCCAATTTGACACACCTGAAGCTGAGACGCCTGTCCATCAGCCATATAAAGAACCATCAGTGCTGGATCAACCAATAACAGAGAGCACAG GTTTCCCAGAAGATTGTGTGAATCAGTTGACCTCCATCACAACCGAAGTCCAGAACCTGACCCTGGATGAGTGCTTTCCTGAGGATGCACCTGTCCCGGTCGTGCGGCAGAGCAGTGTGGACCCCAGCCCAATCCTGAAATCCAGGAACCAGCTTTCCTTTGCTGACATGGATGTGGACCAGCCTGATCCTGCTGAAGCAGTTACAACAGATGACACCAACATCTGCAATGGTCACATTGAAGAACCATCCTCCAAACCACAGACTAAGTCCCTCAAGCCTAGACCTCCTTCCCTCAAGGTGAAGGCCCCACTGAATAGCGTAGACCCCAATGAAGTGGACGACAATCCTCCGATACTTCCGAAGGGGAGCTACAACTTTGACCCtgatcagtttgacaacacttCGAGTCCATTCACAACTGGAGGGACCAAGTTGCAGAACCCTCCACCTGCCAATGCCACTACTAAATCAGAGCTGATGGAGGAAATGCCTGCACAGCCAGTAATGTTAGAGTTTGGACTTGATGATGCTGAAGCCAAGAGACCTCCACCCAAGAAGTTTGGAAAGAAGACAAGCAGCAAGCTGACTACTCCAAAAAAACAGCGACCAAAAGCTGCAGAAACCACAGCTCTACCACCAGAGCCTCCATCAGAACAAGACCAACCACTATCTGAGAATGTGACTCCAATGAACGTTGATGATATTCCTATTCCTAAGAAATCCTACAACTTTGACCCAAGTCAGTGGGATGATCCCAATTTTGATCCTTTTGGTGGGAACAGTAAACTTGGCAACTCGCCAACACTGCCTAAAGGATCATATAGTTTTGACCCTGATCATTTGGATGACTCTATTGATCCTTTTAAGCCATCAAAGACCTTAGGTGGAAGTGACACAATTAAACCAACGACTGAGAAGCTAATGGACAAACACAAACCAGACAAAACTCTGGAGCAGCAGAAGCAAGCAGGGCAGTCtcagaagaaaaacaaagacaagatCATCAC GAACTCATGTAAAGTAAAGAAGTATGAGAATCAGTCCCTAGTTCTGGATGTCTGCAATCAG GAGAAAGACGTGCAGGAAAATCCTGCGTCTAAACTGCCTCACCGCGTCCATCATGCCACAGATGAGGAGAAGTTAGCCTCCACTGTCATGGGCCAGAAGGATGGTCCAGAGGAGTTTTCAGACTGCACCAAAACAACCACCTGTACCAAGACTGCAGATG ATCTGCCGGTAGGCATAACAGACCAGTTTGAAGAGAACGACCTTTCCTCTCCG aGTGAGAGTCTGAGTAAGAGTCATTCTCTGAGCTCTTCCGACAGTGAGACCATAGCAAAGACGAGTCCAGGGCTGGATTCAATCCCTCTCAGTGAGATAGATAAAGCAGCAGTGCTCACACTCATCAGAGAAGAG ATAATTGCCAAAGAGATCGAAGCCAATGAGTGGAAGAGGAAATATGAGGAGGGTAAACTGGAGGTCATTGAAATGAG GAAAATAGTGGATGAGTATGAGAAGACAGTAGCTCAAATGATAG AAGACGAGCAGCGAAAGAACATAGGATCTCAGAAAAGTGTCCACCAGATAACCATGGAGAGAGATCAGGCCCTCGCCGACCTCAACTCGGTGGAGCGCTCGCTGTCCGACCTGTTCAGACGCTACGAAAACATGAAAACCGTGCTTGAGGGCTTTAAGAAG AATGAGGAAGTGCTAAAGAAGTGCGCTCAGGACTACCTCACGCGCGTGAGGCAGGAGGAACAACGTTATCAGACCCTCAAAATCCACGCAGAGGAGAAACTTGACAA AGCGAATGAGGAAATAGCTCAGGTGCGAGCTAAGGCCAACGCAGAGAGCGTGGCGCTGAACGCCAGCCTGAGAAAAGAGCAGATGAAGGTGGACTCCCTGGAGCGGGCGCTCGAACAGAAG AATCAAGAGATTGAAGAGCTCACTAAAATTTGTGATGAGCTCATTGCAAAATTGGGCACAACGGACTAA